The proteins below are encoded in one region of Aquisphaera giovannonii:
- a CDS encoding molybdopterin molybdotransferase MoeA, whose product MLSVEEALALVLETATPLPPATAGLAEAAGLVLAEDVPADADQPPFDKALMDGYAVRASDVVEAGRPLRLAGTIHAGEVAAGALGPGEAAAIMTGAPMPAGADAVVMVEHSEERDGAVRLRPPRAVAPGQNVLGRGRVYRLGDRLLAAGDLLTPPRIGLLAAVGHAKVRVVPRPTLAIVPTGDELVEPDQVPGPGRIRNSNAAMLAAVAIGRGLAPRVGPIAADEPAVLAQALAEGLESDVLLVTGGVSAGRKDLVPAALESRGVRQVFHKVAMKPGKPLWFGSGPGRGDRPGTLVFGLPGNPLSGLVGFLRFVGPALGRLAGRPEADETVPARLAADCTQHGDLTHFRPAALASPPGEAGEPAAIELLDSVGSADVLAAARADGFAVLPPGDRVFRRGEIVRFLPLR is encoded by the coding sequence ATGCTGAGCGTCGAAGAGGCCCTGGCCCTGGTCCTGGAGACGGCCACCCCCCTGCCCCCCGCGACCGCCGGGCTGGCCGAGGCCGCGGGGCTCGTCCTCGCCGAGGACGTGCCGGCCGACGCGGACCAGCCCCCCTTCGACAAGGCGCTCATGGACGGCTACGCGGTGCGGGCCTCGGACGTCGTCGAGGCGGGCCGGCCCCTCCGGCTGGCCGGCACGATCCACGCGGGGGAGGTCGCCGCGGGCGCCCTCGGGCCCGGCGAGGCCGCGGCGATCATGACCGGCGCGCCAATGCCCGCCGGGGCCGACGCGGTCGTGATGGTGGAGCACTCCGAGGAGCGTGACGGCGCCGTGCGGCTGCGGCCGCCGCGTGCGGTCGCCCCGGGCCAGAACGTCCTGGGGCGGGGCCGGGTCTACCGCCTCGGGGACCGGCTGCTCGCGGCCGGCGACCTGCTGACGCCGCCCCGAATCGGCCTCCTCGCCGCCGTCGGGCACGCGAAGGTCCGCGTCGTGCCCCGCCCCACGCTGGCCATCGTGCCGACCGGCGACGAGCTGGTGGAGCCCGACCAGGTCCCCGGACCGGGCCGCATCCGCAACTCGAACGCGGCCATGCTGGCGGCCGTGGCCATCGGGCGGGGGCTGGCCCCGCGCGTCGGCCCGATCGCCGCGGACGAGCCGGCGGTCCTCGCGCAGGCCCTGGCGGAGGGGCTCGAATCCGACGTGCTTCTCGTGACCGGCGGGGTCTCGGCCGGGCGGAAGGACCTGGTCCCGGCGGCCCTGGAATCGAGGGGCGTCCGGCAGGTCTTCCACAAGGTCGCCATGAAGCCGGGCAAGCCGCTCTGGTTCGGCAGCGGTCCCGGTCGCGGCGATCGGCCCGGGACGCTCGTCTTCGGCCTGCCGGGCAACCCGCTCAGCGGGCTGGTGGGGTTCCTCCGCTTCGTCGGGCCGGCGCTCGGGCGGCTCGCGGGCCGGCCGGAGGCGGACGAGACGGTGCCGGCCCGGCTGGCCGCCGATTGCACGCAGCACGGCGACCTCACCCACTTCCGGCCGGCGGCGCTGGCGTCCCCCCCCGGGGAGGCCGGCGAGCCGGCCGCGATCGAGCTGCTCGACTCGGTGGGTTCCGCGGACGTCCTGGCGGCGGCGAGGGCCGACGGGTTCGCCGTCCTCCCGCCGGGAGACCGGGTTTTCCGCCGGGGTGAAATTGTTCGATTCCTGCCCCTGCGTTAG
- the lnt gene encoding apolipoprotein N-acyltransferase, with the protein MTSQQDTPRDRPGGRLASHPLAAGLLSGLILWTAFPPLEWSWLAWVALVPLFWLAVQPRGRKLFYLSAWLGGLAFWLPAVQWLRLTDDTAWLAWLAMATFLSLWWPTFLGLCRVAVFRLRVPLMMAAPIIWVGLEYFRAHVLTGFPWYYLGHSQYRFLPLIQIADTTSALGVSFLVALVNACVVDLITLPLLYATPRGPRLRPRQAVGIAIAGGLVLAAVGYGSVRIASSSFRDGPRVALLQTNFEQRYKMGAEPELIRESIGRLVEKAAAGTPRPDLIVWPETAYPYRFIMVDPAVPADEMKRQVAAVAGARSVESWLDFRRWNDEVLHGLADATGVAMLVGTTAHEHTPTRMNKYNSAILFEPHAASVHAYHKIHLVPFGEYIPFFQSMPWLRALTPYGDDYIPTLTFGQDATIIPFGPYRLAVGICFEDTVPHVIRRFFAEANGPEPDVLVNMSNDGWFHESEELDMHLAVSVFRAVEHRVPLVRAVNTGISALVDGNGRIRESLGRGIEGVLSVAVPLDDRSSAFTALGDWLGLSCLAVAIGLVPMGLMKRLRQPRPSSSPDSRPTGA; encoded by the coding sequence ATGACCTCTCAGCAGGACACCCCTCGCGACCGTCCCGGGGGGCGGTTGGCGAGCCATCCGCTGGCCGCGGGGCTGCTCTCGGGCCTCATCCTCTGGACCGCATTCCCGCCCCTGGAGTGGAGCTGGCTGGCCTGGGTGGCGCTGGTGCCCCTCTTCTGGCTGGCCGTCCAGCCGAGGGGGCGGAAGCTCTTCTATCTCTCGGCCTGGCTCGGCGGCCTGGCCTTCTGGCTCCCCGCCGTGCAGTGGCTCCGCCTGACGGACGACACCGCCTGGCTCGCCTGGCTGGCCATGGCGACCTTCCTCTCCCTCTGGTGGCCGACGTTCCTGGGGCTCTGCCGGGTCGCGGTCTTCCGCCTCCGTGTCCCCCTCATGATGGCGGCGCCGATCATCTGGGTGGGGCTGGAGTACTTCCGCGCCCACGTCCTGACGGGATTCCCCTGGTACTACCTGGGCCACAGCCAGTACCGCTTCCTCCCGCTCATTCAGATCGCCGACACGACGAGCGCCCTGGGCGTCAGCTTCCTGGTGGCACTCGTCAACGCGTGCGTCGTGGACCTGATCACGCTGCCGCTCCTGTACGCCACGCCCCGGGGCCCCAGGCTGCGGCCCAGGCAGGCGGTCGGGATCGCGATCGCCGGCGGGCTCGTCCTGGCGGCGGTCGGCTACGGGTCCGTCCGCATCGCGTCCTCGAGCTTCCGCGACGGGCCGCGGGTGGCCCTCCTGCAGACGAACTTCGAGCAGCGGTACAAGATGGGGGCCGAGCCGGAGCTGATCCGCGAATCCATCGGGAGGCTGGTCGAGAAGGCCGCCGCCGGAACGCCCCGCCCGGACCTGATCGTCTGGCCGGAGACCGCGTACCCGTACCGATTCATCATGGTGGACCCGGCCGTCCCGGCGGACGAGATGAAGCGGCAGGTGGCGGCCGTCGCGGGCGCCAGGTCGGTCGAGAGCTGGCTGGATTTCCGCCGCTGGAACGATGAGGTCCTGCACGGCCTGGCCGACGCGACCGGCGTCGCCATGCTCGTGGGCACGACGGCCCACGAGCACACGCCGACGAGGATGAACAAGTACAACTCGGCGATCCTGTTCGAGCCCCACGCCGCGTCCGTGCACGCCTACCACAAGATCCACCTCGTCCCCTTCGGCGAGTACATCCCCTTCTTCCAGTCGATGCCCTGGCTGCGGGCCCTCACGCCCTACGGCGACGATTACATCCCGACGCTGACCTTCGGCCAGGACGCGACGATCATCCCGTTCGGCCCGTACCGCCTGGCGGTCGGGATCTGCTTCGAGGACACGGTCCCGCACGTGATCCGCCGGTTCTTCGCCGAGGCGAATGGGCCGGAGCCGGACGTCCTGGTGAACATGTCCAACGACGGCTGGTTCCACGAGTCGGAGGAGCTGGACATGCACCTCGCCGTCAGCGTCTTCCGGGCGGTCGAGCACCGCGTCCCGCTGGTCCGGGCGGTGAACACCGGCATCTCCGCCCTCGTGGACGGCAACGGCCGCATCCGGGAATCGCTGGGCCGAGGCATCGAGGGCGTCCTCTCCGTCGCCGTCCCGCTCGACGACCGCTCCAGCGCCTTCACCGCCCTGGGCGACTGGCTGGGCCTCTCCTGCCTGGCCGTCGCCATCGGCCTGGTACCGATGGGGTTGATGAAGCGGTTGCGCCAACCGCGGCCGTCATCGTCGCCGGACAGCAGGCCGACGGGGGCCTGA
- a CDS encoding type II toxin-antitoxin system VapC family toxin: MPRPRVYIETTVPSYLTAWPSRDLVRAAHQQVTREWWSRRHEFELFSSRLTVQECQAGDPQAAADRLAALAGIPLLEPTTEAAALADALVREIPLPERATADALHIAIAADNGIDYLLTWNCNHIANVTLRPRIEAVCRAMGLEAPLICTPEELPPGGRDDE, from the coding sequence ATGCCGCGGCCCCGCGTGTACATCGAGACGACGGTGCCCAGCTACCTGACCGCCTGGCCCAGCCGGGACCTCGTGCGGGCCGCGCATCAACAGGTCACGCGCGAGTGGTGGTCGAGACGCCACGAATTTGAGCTGTTCTCGTCGCGACTGACCGTGCAGGAGTGCCAGGCGGGCGATCCGCAAGCGGCGGCCGACCGTCTGGCGGCGCTGGCCGGAATTCCCCTCCTGGAGCCCACGACCGAGGCCGCGGCGCTGGCCGACGCGCTCGTGCGTGAGATCCCGCTGCCGGAGCGGGCGACCGCCGATGCCCTGCACATCGCGATCGCCGCCGACAATGGGATCGATTACCTTCTTACGTGGAATTGCAACCACATCGCCAATGTGACTCTACGTCCCAGGATCGAGGCGGTGTGCCGGGCGATGGGCCTGGAAGCCCCCTTGATCTGCACACCGGAAGAGCTACCACCCGGAGGACGGGACGATGAATGA
- a CDS encoding PDDEXK nuclease domain-containing protein, translating into MPKPKKRAPVSGRESPASPVPSADRDGALLGDVRALIEAAREQTARAVNSALVGLYWHIGARIRRDILKAKRAAYGEEIVAALSRQLTAEYGRGFGRRSLFRMIQFAEFFADERIVSALSAQLGWSHFIELIAIADPLKRNFYAELCRTERWSVRALRHKIAHFLFERTALSKQPDEVIVRDLSALRDEDRMTPDLVFRDPYFLNFLGLPAGGFDEKEIETAILRELEAFLLELGSDFAFVARQKRISVDSIDYYLDLLFYHRGLRRLVAVELKIGKFEAAHKGQMELYLRWLERYETRPGEEPPIGLILCADKSDDHVELLQLDRSGIRVAQYLTELPPRELLEKTLHESVRRARERLAIASQRAEPEAIENRPAQRPLRSGPRKPKRPRP; encoded by the coding sequence ATGCCGAAGCCGAAGAAGCGTGCGCCAGTTTCTGGCCGAGAATCCCCGGCGTCGCCCGTCCCGTCGGCGGACCGGGACGGCGCACTGCTGGGGGACGTGCGGGCCTTGATCGAGGCCGCGCGCGAGCAGACTGCCCGTGCTGTCAACTCCGCCCTGGTCGGCCTCTACTGGCACATCGGCGCCCGCATCCGACGGGACATCCTCAAGGCGAAGCGAGCCGCCTACGGCGAGGAGATCGTCGCGGCGCTGTCGAGGCAGTTGACCGCCGAGTACGGGCGGGGTTTCGGGCGTCGCAGCCTCTTTCGCATGATCCAGTTCGCGGAGTTCTTCGCGGACGAGCGAATTGTGTCGGCGCTGTCGGCACAATTGGGCTGGAGCCATTTCATCGAGTTGATCGCCATCGCTGATCCCCTGAAGCGGAACTTCTATGCCGAATTGTGCCGAACCGAGCGCTGGAGCGTGCGTGCCCTTCGCCACAAGATCGCCCACTTCCTCTTCGAGCGGACAGCCCTGAGCAAGCAGCCCGATGAGGTCATCGTCCGCGACCTCTCGGCCCTGCGTGACGAGGACCGGATGACCCCTGACCTGGTCTTCCGGGACCCTTACTTCCTGAACTTCCTCGGGCTGCCCGCGGGTGGTTTCGACGAGAAGGAGATCGAGACGGCCATCCTCCGCGAACTGGAGGCGTTCCTCCTGGAGCTGGGGAGCGACTTCGCCTTCGTCGCCCGGCAGAAACGCATCTCGGTGGACAGCATCGACTATTACCTCGACCTGCTCTTCTACCACCGAGGGCTGCGCCGGCTCGTGGCGGTCGAGCTGAAGATTGGCAAATTCGAGGCCGCGCACAAGGGACAGATGGAGCTCTATCTCCGCTGGCTGGAGAGATACGAGACGCGGCCCGGTGAGGAGCCTCCCATCGGCCTGATCCTCTGCGCCGACAAGTCGGACGATCACGTCGAGCTGCTCCAGCTCGACCGGAGCGGCATCCGCGTCGCCCAGTACCTGACCGAGCTGCCTCCTCGCGAGCTGCTTGAGAAGACGCTGCACGAATCCGTCCGCCGGGCGCGAGAGCGGCTGGCCATCGCGAGTCAGCGAGCCGAGCCCGAGGCTATCGAGAATCGGCCCGCTCAGAGGCCGCTGCGTTCTGGACCAAGGAAGCCGAAACGGCCTCGCCCATGA
- a CDS encoding efflux RND transporter periplasmic adaptor subunit: MRWKALACGCGLGLVLAVAAPGCARRAPQAAPAEPPSVPVSRPVTRKITDFVEFTGRTEAIHSVDIRPRSTGYLVEMPFKEGTEVKAGDLLFVIDPRPYKAQLDQAAGQVNLYQAQLKLAKSTLARDVAINRITPNAVSRQQLDQEEAAVEEAQARVDAYQKNMEVYRLNQEFTRVVSPIDGMVSRYFLTLGNLVNQDQTLLTTVVSLDPMYAYFDVDEPTLLQVRRAINEGRIRPRSSGRRLQVFMGLQGEAGFPHEGEIDFINNQVNPTTGSILLRGIFANPKPPNGVRVLSPGMFVRIRLPIGEPHDASLVIDRAILSDQGIRYVFVVGPDRTVEYRRVTTGALQEDGLRVITQGLKGDESVVVGGLQQVSAKAAIVPEEVPMPSLAQPAGDGTGAGAVAAPTSGSGTAAAPGTTAAGPPPAVPQGTRKADAGQPAGRPAP, encoded by the coding sequence ATGAGATGGAAAGCCCTTGCGTGCGGTTGCGGCCTCGGCCTGGTGCTCGCCGTCGCGGCCCCGGGCTGCGCCCGGCGGGCGCCCCAGGCGGCGCCGGCGGAGCCGCCGTCGGTCCCGGTCAGCCGGCCCGTGACGCGGAAGATCACGGACTTCGTCGAGTTCACGGGCCGGACGGAGGCCATCCACTCCGTGGACATCCGCCCCCGGTCCACCGGCTACCTCGTCGAGATGCCGTTCAAGGAGGGGACCGAGGTCAAGGCCGGCGACCTGCTCTTCGTCATCGACCCGCGCCCGTACAAGGCCCAGCTCGACCAGGCGGCCGGCCAGGTGAACCTCTACCAGGCCCAGCTCAAGCTCGCGAAGTCCACGCTCGCCCGCGACGTGGCCATCAACCGGATCACGCCCAACGCCGTCAGCCGCCAGCAGCTCGACCAGGAGGAGGCCGCCGTCGAGGAGGCGCAGGCCCGGGTCGATGCGTACCAGAAGAACATGGAGGTCTACCGCCTCAACCAGGAGTTCACCCGCGTCGTCTCCCCCATCGACGGCATGGTCAGCCGCTACTTCCTGACGCTCGGCAACCTGGTCAACCAGGACCAGACGCTGCTGACGACCGTGGTCTCCCTGGATCCCATGTACGCCTACTTCGACGTGGACGAGCCCACGCTCCTCCAGGTCCGCAGGGCCATCAACGAGGGGCGGATCCGGCCCCGCAGCAGCGGGCGGCGGCTCCAGGTCTTCATGGGCCTCCAGGGCGAGGCCGGCTTCCCCCACGAGGGGGAGATCGACTTCATCAACAACCAGGTCAACCCGACGACCGGCAGCATCCTCCTCCGCGGGATCTTCGCGAACCCGAAGCCGCCCAACGGCGTGCGGGTGCTCTCGCCCGGTATGTTCGTCCGGATCCGCCTGCCGATCGGCGAGCCCCACGACGCGTCGCTCGTGATCGACCGGGCGATCCTCTCCGACCAGGGCATCCGGTACGTCTTCGTCGTCGGGCCGGACCGCACCGTGGAATACCGCCGGGTCACGACCGGCGCCCTCCAGGAGGACGGCCTGCGGGTCATCACCCAGGGGCTCAAGGGGGACGAGTCGGTGGTCGTCGGCGGCCTCCAGCAGGTCAGCGCGAAGGCGGCCATCGTCCCCGAGGAGGTCCCCATGCCGTCGCTCGCCCAGCCCGCCGGCGACGGGACGGGTGCGGGCGCCGTCGCCGCTCCGACCTCCGGCTCGGGAACGGCCGCCGCCCCGGGGACCACCGCGGCGGGACCGCCCCCGGCCGTGCCCCAGGGGACCCGCAAGGCGGACGCCGGGCAGCCGGCCGGCCGACCTGCACCCTGA
- a CDS encoding efflux RND transporter permease subunit: MISHFFIDRPIFATVLSVLITLAGGLALLALPIAQYPPITPPTVQVSINYPGASAQVVADTVAAPIEQQVNGVENMLYMSSRMGNDGSYTLTVTFDLGTDLNTALVMVQNRVSLAMPLLPNSVQNQGITIKKKTPDILMVMAISSPDGRYDDIYLSNYAMVNLRDELLRVPGVSDINFVGQRDYSIRAWLDPQKLAARDMTAMDVAAAVRQQNLAAAPGQIGQPPITRGQAWQLPMDTLGRLSTPEQFGEIIVRAETASPISGPAEGSAAMGTTATMPRPGPSSSGSSGAMSAEDQAPSLLSQILGGTLPGMSSVDASRTNPPVSVTSGTTGTLSVFTPAGATGLTGTTSVFSGASSTGGGGTTQAGASTGAGGTTGGGATGTTVQPGQGEGDELSAASGRRVGSALGSGQAHGGSTISGPRRPTDAIVRLRDVARVELGAQNYNQSCIFDGRQAVGLAIYQLPGTNALDVADAVKLRMRQLSSRFPEGVEYAIPYDTTPFIRESVEEVVRTLFEAVVLVAIVVLAFLQNWRAVLIPLAAVPVAIIGTFSVMAALRFSLNNISLFGLVLAIGIVVDDAIVVVENVERWLEEGLAPRDAARKAMDEVTGPVVAVALVLCAVFVPCAFISGITGQFFRQFAVTIAVSTVISAFNSLTLSPALAAILLKPRHAKPDILTRALNLTLGWFFRLFNGAFNRTTSAYAGVIGRLLRGSLIVGLVYAGLLFLTYRVFGSAPTGFVPEQDQGRLIVNVQLPDSASLEWTQRVMAEVSRITLETPGVAHAIAISGISFVQSANSSNFGSMFVILKPFDERQSPALRDTAIMARLRREWRRQLKDAQVVVFGAPAIPGLSVAGGFRLMIEDKAGMGAANLQQRTDALTASVARIPGLTGVSTQFRSNTPQYFMDIDRTKVQALGIPLDDVNQTLQIYLGSLYVNSFNAFGRYWQVNLQSEGTYRDRAEKINLLEVRNRWGGMVPMGTLAKVREIGGPVFLTRYNLAVAAPITGNILPQMSSGAAIEQIEARAGAELPRSMLTEWTELMFMQIRAGNTAIYVFAFAVACVFLALAALYESWSLPLAVILVVPLCLLCSVVGVLYAGSSVNIFVQIGLVVLVGLACKNAILIVEFARELRQQGRPVHEATVEASRLRLRPILMTSFAFILGVVPLVTAHGAGAEMRRSLGTAVFSGMLGVTLFGIFLTPVFFDVIQGMSESRLFDARRVRWVGSLAIAAALGAALGWLVTRVRPESPHWLPWAAAPAAIFLAALAVGRLDARRAREAEAGEAGRAEGHHDPDDTQPPGGASA, encoded by the coding sequence ATGATCTCCCACTTCTTCATCGATCGGCCGATCTTCGCGACGGTCCTCTCGGTCTTGATCACGCTGGCCGGCGGCCTGGCGCTGCTGGCGCTGCCGATCGCGCAGTACCCGCCCATCACGCCGCCCACCGTGCAGGTCTCGATCAACTACCCCGGGGCCAGCGCCCAGGTCGTCGCCGACACGGTCGCGGCGCCCATCGAGCAGCAGGTCAACGGCGTCGAGAACATGCTCTACATGTCCTCGAGGATGGGCAACGACGGCTCCTACACCCTGACCGTCACGTTCGACCTGGGCACGGACCTGAACACGGCGCTCGTGATGGTCCAGAACCGGGTCTCGCTGGCGATGCCGCTGCTGCCCAACTCGGTCCAGAACCAGGGCATCACGATCAAGAAGAAGACGCCCGACATCCTCATGGTGATGGCGATCTCGTCGCCGGACGGCCGCTACGACGACATCTACCTGAGCAACTACGCGATGGTGAACCTCCGGGACGAGCTGCTGCGCGTGCCCGGGGTGTCGGACATCAACTTCGTCGGCCAGCGGGACTACAGCATCCGGGCCTGGCTCGACCCGCAGAAGCTGGCGGCCCGCGACATGACCGCCATGGACGTGGCCGCGGCGGTCCGCCAGCAGAACCTCGCGGCCGCTCCCGGGCAGATCGGCCAGCCGCCCATCACGCGGGGCCAGGCCTGGCAGCTCCCCATGGACACCCTGGGCCGGCTCTCGACCCCGGAGCAGTTCGGCGAGATCATCGTCCGGGCCGAGACCGCCAGCCCGATCAGCGGGCCGGCCGAGGGCTCCGCGGCGATGGGCACCACCGCGACGATGCCCCGGCCCGGCCCCTCCTCATCCGGCTCCTCGGGCGCGATGTCCGCCGAGGACCAGGCCCCCTCCCTGCTCTCCCAGATCCTCGGCGGCACGCTGCCCGGCATGTCCTCGGTGGACGCGAGCCGGACCAACCCGCCGGTCTCGGTCACCTCGGGGACGACCGGGACCCTGAGCGTCTTCACGCCCGCCGGCGCGACCGGGCTGACCGGGACGACCAGCGTCTTCTCGGGGGCCTCGTCGACCGGCGGGGGCGGCACCACCCAGGCCGGCGCCAGCACCGGGGCCGGCGGGACGACCGGCGGGGGGGCGACCGGCACGACGGTGCAGCCCGGCCAGGGGGAAGGCGACGAGCTCTCCGCCGCCAGCGGCCGGCGCGTCGGCTCGGCCCTCGGCTCCGGCCAGGCCCACGGCGGCTCCACGATCTCGGGCCCTCGCCGCCCCACCGACGCCATCGTCCGGCTCCGCGACGTCGCCCGCGTCGAGCTCGGCGCGCAGAACTATAACCAGTCGTGCATCTTCGACGGCCGCCAGGCGGTCGGCCTGGCGATCTACCAGCTCCCCGGCACCAACGCGCTGGACGTGGCCGATGCCGTCAAGCTGCGGATGCGGCAGCTCTCCTCGCGATTCCCGGAGGGCGTCGAGTACGCGATCCCGTACGACACCACGCCGTTCATCCGCGAGTCCGTGGAGGAGGTCGTCCGGACGCTCTTCGAGGCCGTCGTCCTGGTGGCCATCGTCGTGCTCGCCTTCCTCCAGAACTGGCGGGCCGTGCTGATCCCGCTGGCCGCGGTGCCCGTGGCCATCATCGGCACGTTCAGCGTCATGGCTGCGCTGCGGTTCAGCCTGAACAACATCTCGCTGTTCGGCCTGGTGCTGGCGATCGGGATCGTGGTGGACGACGCCATCGTCGTCGTCGAGAACGTCGAGCGATGGCTCGAGGAGGGGCTGGCCCCCCGCGACGCGGCGCGCAAGGCCATGGACGAGGTCACCGGCCCCGTCGTCGCCGTCGCCCTGGTCCTCTGCGCCGTCTTCGTCCCCTGCGCCTTCATCAGCGGCATCACCGGCCAGTTCTTCCGCCAGTTCGCCGTCACCATCGCCGTCTCCACGGTGATATCCGCCTTCAACTCCCTGACGCTCAGCCCCGCCCTCGCCGCCATCCTGCTGAAGCCGCGACACGCCAAGCCCGACATCCTCACCCGCGCCCTGAACCTCACCCTCGGATGGTTCTTCAGGCTCTTCAACGGGGCGTTCAACCGGACCACGTCCGCCTATGCGGGAGTCATCGGCCGGCTGCTGCGAGGGTCGTTGATCGTCGGGCTCGTCTACGCGGGGCTGCTCTTCCTGACGTACCGGGTCTTCGGCTCGGCGCCGACGGGCTTCGTGCCGGAGCAGGACCAGGGGCGCCTGATCGTCAACGTGCAGCTCCCGGACTCGGCCTCGCTCGAGTGGACGCAGCGGGTGATGGCGGAGGTGAGCCGGATCACGCTCGAGACGCCGGGCGTCGCGCACGCGATCGCGATCTCGGGCATCTCGTTCGTGCAGTCGGCCAACAGCTCGAACTTCGGCTCGATGTTCGTGATCCTCAAGCCGTTCGACGAGCGGCAGAGCCCCGCGCTGCGGGACACGGCGATCATGGCGAGGCTCCGACGCGAATGGCGGCGGCAGCTCAAGGACGCCCAGGTGGTGGTCTTCGGGGCGCCGGCGATCCCGGGCCTCAGCGTGGCCGGCGGCTTCCGCCTGATGATCGAGGACAAGGCGGGCATGGGGGCGGCCAACCTCCAGCAGCGGACCGACGCCCTGACGGCGAGCGTCGCCAGGATCCCGGGCCTGACCGGGGTCTCCACGCAGTTCCGCTCGAACACGCCCCAGTACTTCATGGACATCGACCGGACCAAGGTCCAGGCCCTCGGGATCCCGCTGGACGACGTGAACCAGACGCTCCAGATCTACCTCGGGTCGCTGTACGTCAACAGCTTCAACGCCTTCGGCCGGTACTGGCAGGTCAACCTCCAGTCCGAGGGGACGTACCGCGACCGGGCGGAGAAGATCAACCTCCTGGAGGTCCGCAACCGCTGGGGCGGCATGGTCCCCATGGGGACGCTCGCGAAGGTCCGCGAGATCGGCGGCCCGGTCTTCCTGACGCGATACAACCTGGCGGTCGCGGCCCCGATCACCGGCAACATCCTGCCCCAGATGAGCTCGGGCGCGGCCATCGAGCAGATCGAGGCCCGAGCCGGGGCCGAGTTGCCGCGGTCCATGCTGACGGAATGGACCGAGCTGATGTTCATGCAGATCCGCGCCGGGAACACCGCGATCTACGTCTTCGCCTTCGCCGTCGCCTGCGTGTTCCTGGCGCTCGCGGCGCTTTATGAGAGCTGGTCGCTGCCGCTGGCGGTGATCCTCGTGGTGCCGCTCTGCCTGCTCTGCTCGGTGGTCGGCGTGCTGTACGCCGGGTCGTCGGTGAACATCTTCGTGCAGATCGGCCTGGTCGTGCTCGTCGGGCTGGCGTGCAAGAACGCGATCCTGATCGTCGAGTTCGCCCGCGAGCTGCGGCAGCAGGGGCGGCCCGTGCACGAGGCCACGGTGGAGGCCTCCCGGCTGCGGCTGCGGCCCATCCTGATGACCTCGTTCGCCTTCATCCTCGGCGTCGTGCCCCTCGTGACGGCCCACGGCGCCGGGGCGGAGATGCGGCGGTCGCTCGGGACGGCCGTCTTCAGCGGCATGCTGGGCGTCACGCTCTTCGGCATCTTCCTGACGCCCGTCTTCTTCGACGTGATCCAGGGGATGAGCGAGTCCCGCCTCTTCGACGCCCGGCGGGTCCGCTGGGTCGGCTCGCTGGCGATCGCCGCGGCGCTCGGGGCGGCCCTCGGCTGGCTGGTGACCCGGGTCCGCCCCGAGTCGCCCCACTGGCTGCCGTGGGCCGCCGCCCCGGCCGCGATCTTCCTGGCGGCCCTGGCCGTCGGCCGCCTCGACGCCCGCCGGGCCCGCGAGGCGGAGGCCGGGGAGGCGGGCCGGGCGGAGGGCCACCACGACCCCGACGACACGCAACCGCCGGGAGGCGCATCGGCATGA